One region of Salvia miltiorrhiza cultivar Shanhuang (shh) chromosome 3, IMPLAD_Smil_shh, whole genome shotgun sequence genomic DNA includes:
- the LOC131016060 gene encoding pentatricopeptide repeat-containing protein At3g18110, chloroplastic, producing the protein MLNMACTGVLGFTTPPLNSSRKSKQQRKDTSFSCCSTSTSTNEHETATKFTYSRASPSVRWPHLKFTETEQRPLMKTPVPDVRDEIGVDGGEGFVGAEAEDEADKVFDKRPSRNRVKKMNKLALKRAKDWRKRVQFLTDRILELKSDEFVADVLDEKLVQMTPTDFCFVVKWVGQSSWQRALEVYEWLNLRHWYAPNARMLATILSVLGKANQEALAVEMYTRAESAVGNTVQVYNAMMGVYARNGRFTKVKELLDLMRERGCEPDLVSFNTLINARLRSGPMTPNLGIELLGEVRRSGIRPDIITYNTLISGCSRESNLEEAVKIFNDMEEHRCQPDLWTYNAMISVYGRCGLSGEAERLFKELHSKSFLPDAVTYNSLLYAFAREGNVVKVKEICQEFMEMGFVKDEMTYNTIISMYGKQGRHDIGLQTYREMQSSGRHPDAVTYTVLIDSLGKANKMAEAANVMSEMLDTGVRPTIRTYSALICGYAKAGQRAQAEETFDCMMRSGIKPDKLAYAVMLDVHIRSKNTKKAVMLYQDMVSDGYVLDLSMYEALIRVLAGESNEKFIKKVVEHLEELHGLSSERISVILTKAGCYDFAAEKLRLAVMKNSRVNQENLLSILGSYSLSGRHSEAIELLNFVQKNAPGSEQLIAEALVVIYCNAGQLDAALDEYHKNNSMFMFEGSSAMYEFLIVSCADNECYVEASQIYSDMKFYGIEPSAKVYQMMALSYCKLDLPETAHHLYDLAEIKGVPLHDTSVCTSLIEAYAKVKQLEKAESVVGRLRQKCKVLDRKVWNSLLEAYALSGCYEKARAAFNTMMRDGPSPTVDTMNFLLQALVVDGRLDELYIVIQDLQDMGFKISKSSIILMLEAFAQSGNVFEVKKIYHGMKAAGYLPTMHLYKVIIGLLSRAKQVMDVEAMVSEMGAAGFTPDLVIYNLLLKMYMKIEDYKKTIQIYQRIRECELKPDEETYSTLILMYCRDCRPEEAALLMHEMRRLGLKPQSDTYKSLIAAFCKKMMIEQAEELFYGLKSEGNKLDRSFYHLMMKMYRTSGNHAKAENLLVTMKESGIEPTAATMHLLMTSYGSSGRPEEAEKVLNSLKATGSDLGTLSYSSVIDAYLKNGDLDVGIQKLEELRNEGLDPDHRIWTCFIRAASLCHSFGEATMLLNAIGDAGFRLPIRLLTDNSMLLLSEIDCYLKSLEAVEDNASFHFVNALEDLLWAFERRATATWIFQLAVKRNIYHKDVFRVADKDWGADFRKLSAGAALVGLTLWLDHMQDASLEGFPESPKSVVLITGNAEYNKVSLNSTLKAYLWEMGSPFLPCKTRSGVLIAKAHSLRLWLKDSAFCSDLELKDSPLPPETNSMQLVEGCYIRRGLVPAFSDIRERLGEVRPRKFARLALLSDEKRDAVIRVDVEGRREKLAKMENGGVVMKKKMKMSRFSKGKFTRRRASLSEAESGVQK; encoded by the exons ATGTTAAACATGGCATGCACCGGAGTTCTGGGATTCACTACGCCGCCGTTGAATTCGAGCAGAAAATCAAAGCAGCAAAGAAAGGACACTTCTTTCTCTTGTTGCTCAACTTCCACTTCCACAAACGAGCATGAAACCGCGACAAAATTCACGTATTCCAGAGCTTCACCGTCTGTGAGGTGGCCGCACTTGAAATTCACCGAGACCGAGCAGAGACCGCTGATGAAAACACCGGTTCCTGACGTTAGAGATGAAATCGGAGTAGACGGCGGAGAGGGGTTCGTGGGTGCGGAAGCGGAAGATGAAGCAGACAAGGTGTTCGACAAAAGGCCTAGCAGAAACAGAGTGAAGAAAATGAACAAGCTGGCGTTGAAGAGGGCCAAGGACTGGCGGAAGAGGGTGCAGTTCTTGACGGACAGGATCTTGGAGCTGAAATCGGATGAGTTTGTAGCGGATGTTTTGGATGAGAAGCTGGTGCAGATGACGCCTACTGATTTCTGCTTCGTGGTGAAATGGGTGGGGCAGTCTAGTTGGCAGAGGGCCTTGGAGGTTTACGAGTGGTTGAATCTTCGCCATTGGTATGCACCAAATGCAAGAATGCTGGCTACGATTCTCTCTGTGCTTGGAAAAGCCAATCAAGAAGCTTTAGCTGTGGAGATGTATACTCGAGCAGAATCGGCAGTGGGCAACACTGTCCAAGTTTATAATGCAATGATGGGAGTTTACGCAAGAAATGGTCGATTTACAAAGGTTAAGGAGCTGCTAGACTTGATGCGTGAACGGGGGTGTGAGCCGGACCTTGTTAGTTTCAACACATTGATCAATGCGCGGCTGAGATCAGGTCCCATGACTCCGAATTTGGGGATTGAGCTTCTTGGTGAAGTGAGGAGATCGGGCATACGGCCTGACATCATCACGTATAACACTCTGATCAGTGGATGTTCGCGTGAATCCAATTTGGAGGAGGCTGTGAAGATCTTTAACGACATGGAGGAGCACAGATGTCAGCCGGATTTATGGACGTACAATGCCATGATATCGGTGTATGGGAGATGCGGGCTTTCGGGTGAAGCAGAACGTCTCTTTAAAGAGCTGCATTCGAAGAGTTTCTTACCAGATGCAGTCACGTACAACTCTCTGCTTTACGCATTTGCAAGAGAAGGGAATGTGGTGAAGGTGAAAGAGATATGTCAAGAATTTATGGAGATGGGGTTTGTAAAAGATGAGATGACTTACAACACCATAATTAGCATGTATGGGAAGCAAGGCAGGCATGACATTGGCTTGCAAACTTATAGAGAGATGCAGTCCTCTGGTCGGCATCCTGATGCAGTGACATATACTGTCCTCATTGACTCACTAGGGAAAGCAAATAAGATGGCAGAAGCTGCAAATGTGATGTCTGAGATGCTAGATACCGGTGTAAGGCCTACAATACGAACTTACAGTGCTTTGATATGTGGCTATGCCAAAGCTGGACAGCGAGCTCAGGCTGAGGAGACATTTGATTGCATGATGCGTTCTGGAATTAAGCCAGACAAGCTTGCATACGCAGTCATGCTGGATGTGCATATAAGGTCGAAAAACACAAAGAAGGCAGTGATGCTGTACCAGGATATGGTTTCTGATGGTTATGTCCTTGATCTTTCCATGTATGAAGCACTGATCCGTGTACTTGCAGGAGAGAGCAAcgaaaaatttatcaaaaaagtaGTCGAGCATCTTGAAGAACTTCATGGCTTGAGCTCAGAGAGGATTTCTGTTATACTTACTAAAGCAGGTTGCTATGATTTTGCTGCAGAAAAGTTAAGACTTGCAGTTATGAAGAACTCTAGAGTTAATCAGGAAAACTTACTATCAATTTTGGGTTCATATAGTTTATCTGGGCGACATTCTGAAGCGATAGAGCTACTAAATTTTGTACAGAAAAATGCGCCAGGATCCGAGCAGTTGATAGCTGAGGCTTTAGTTGTTATTTATTGCAATGCTGGGCAGTTAGATGCTGCTTTAGACGAATATCACAAAAATAACAGCATGTTTATGTTTGAAGGGAGCTCCGCAATGTATGAATTCCTGATTGTGTCCTGTGCTGACAACGAATGCTATGTTGAAGCTTCTCAGATATATTCGGATATGAAATTCTATGGGATTGAACCTTCAGCGAAAGTGTATCAGATGATGGCTCTTTCGTATTGTAAGTTAGATCTTCCTGAGACGGCTCATCATTTGTACGACCTGGCAGAAATAAAGGGGGTTCCTCTTCATGATACATCCGTTTGTACTTCCCTTATTGAAGCTTATGCAAAAGTGAAGCAACTGGAGAAGGCAGAGAGTGTCGTGGGAAGGCTGAGGCAGAAATGCAAAGTTTTGGACCGTAAGGTCTGGAACTCCTTGCTTGAAGCCTATGCTTTAAGTGGTTGTTATGAGAAAGCAAGAGCTGCTTTCAACACAATGATGAGAGATGGGCCGTCCCCAACAGTTGATACCATGAACTTTCTACTGCAGGCACTGGTTGTTGATGGAAGATTAGATGAACTTTACATTGTGATTCAGGATCTTCAAGATATGGGGTTCAAAATTAGTAAGAGTTCGATTATTTTGATGCTTGAGGCATTCGCCCAATCTGGAAACGTGTTTGAGGTGAAGAAGATATATCATGGAATGAAAGCTGCAGGCTATCTTCCTACTATGCATCTGTACAAGGTTATTATTGGGCTGTTGTCGAGGGCAAAACAAGTAATGGATGttgaggccatggtttctgagatgGGGGCAGCAGGATTCACTCCTGATCTTGTTATATACAATCTGTTGCTTAAGATGTACATGAAAATAGAGGATTATAAGAAGACGATTCAAATATACCAACGGATTCGAGAATGTGAACTGAAACCGGATGAGGAAACTTACAGTACTCTAATCCTAATGTATTGTAGAGACTGTAGGCCTGAAGAAGCTGCTTTATTGATGCATGAAATGAGACGGCTTGGTCTGAAACCCCAATCGGACACCTACAAGAGCCTGATAGCAGCATTTTGTAAGAAGATGATGATTGAGCAAGCTGAAGAGCTCTTTTATGGCCTAAAATCGGAAGGGAACAAGCTAGACCGGTCGTTTTACCACTTGATGATGAAAATGTACAGAACATCTGGGAACCACGCTAAAGCAGAGAATCTGTTGGTGACCATGAAAGAATCAGGAATCGAACCCACTGCTGCTACGATGCACCTACTTATGACATCATACGGAAGCTCAGGGCGTCCGGAGGAAGCTGAAAAAGTGCTTAATAGTTTAAAGGCTACTGGTTCAGATCTTGGCACGTTATCATATAGTTCAGTGATTGATGCTTACCTCAAGAATGGTGATCTTGATGTTGGCATCCAGAAGCTCGAGGAGTTGAGAAACGAGGGCTTGGATCCTGACCACAGGATATGGACTTGTTTCATTAGGGCAGCTAGTCTGTGCCACAGCTTCGGTGAAGCCACTATGCTACTAAATGCCATTGGAGATGCTGGTTTTCGACTTCCAATAAg GCTTTTGACGGATAATTCTATGTTGCTTCTGTCGGAGATAGACTGCTATCTCAAGAGTCTGGAAGCTGTAGAAGATAATGCCTCATTTCACTTTGTCAATGCTTTGGAAGATTTGCTGTGGGCATTTGAGCGTCGGGCGACTGCCACATGGATTTTCCAACTGGCAGTTAAAAGAAACATCTATCACAAAGATGTTTTCAG GGTGGCTGACAAGGATTGGGGAGCCGACTTCAGAAAGCTATCTGCTGGTGCTGCTCTTGTTGGTCTAACATTATGGCTTGATCACATGCAG GACGCATCATTGGAAGGTTTCCCCGAATCTCCAAAGTCCGTCGTGCTGATCACCGGAAACGCAGAATACAACAAAGTTTCCTTGAACAGCACTTTGAAGGCTTACCTTTGGGAGATGGGCTCTCCTTTCTTACCTTGTAAAACAAGGAGTGGAGTCCTCATTGCAAAAGCGCATTCCTTGAGGCTGTGGTTGAAAGACTCTGCATTTTGCTCGGATCTCGAGCTGAAAGACAGCCCTCTACCCCCAGAGACTAACTCAATGCAGCTCGTCGAGGGATGCTACATCAGACGAGGGCTTGTTCCAGCTTTCAGCGACATCAGGGAGAGGCTCGGGGAGGTGAGGCCGAGGAAGTTTGCTAGACTTGCGCTACTCTCAGACGAGAAACGGGACGCAGTTATCCGTGTTGATGTAGAAGGTAGAAGGGAGAAGTTGGCCAAGATGGAAAATGGCGGGGTTgtgatgaagaagaagatgaagatgagcAGGTTTAGTAAGGGAAAGTTTACTAGGAGGAGGGCTTCTCTTTCTGAAGCAGAAAGTGGAGTACAGAAATAA
- the LOC131016118 gene encoding uncharacterized protein LOC131016118, with protein MATKTLHLSLVALSLLQGILAVRFTATNNASATPGGQRFDREIGTAYTLTTMPKIASFIWKIFGQATEAERRHYYPNDVVNLYVQDLQDGALGETGDNNVYMSAKGIETYPPGDATRFMFTSILYHEMTHIFQWSGKGTAPGGLTEGFADYVVLKSPFYVEGYSTPGEGSRWDEGYGVTSRFLEYCDGLREGFAAELNKKMREVYKEEYWKELLGKDVDQLWEEYKAKYSNVPASLHH; from the coding sequence atGGCAACCAAAACCCTTCACTTGTCCCTCGTCGCTCTCTCACTACTCCAAGGCATCCTCGCCGTCCGATTCACGGCCACCAACAACGCCTCCGCCACCCCCGGCGGGCAGCGCTTCGACCGGGAGATCGGCACCGCCTACACCCTGACCACAATGCCCAAAATCGCCAGCTTCATATGGAAGATATTCGGGCAAGCCACGGAAGCGGAGCGGCGGCACTACTACCCGAACGACGTCGTAAACCTGTACGTGCAAGACCTCCAAGACGGCGCCCTCGGCGAGACCGGCGACAACAACGTGTACATGAGCGCGAAAGGCATCGAGACCTACCCTCCCGGCGACGCAACTAGGTTTATGTTCACGTCGATTCTGTACCATGAGATGACGCACATTTTCCAGTGGTCGGGGAAGGGCACGGCGCCGGGGGGCTTGACGGAGGGGTTTGCCGACTACGTGGTGCTGAAGTCGCCGTTCTACGTGGAAGGCTACTCGACGCCCGGGGAGGGGAGCCGCTGGGACGAAGGCTACGGCGTCACGTCGAGGTTTTTGGAGTATTGCGACGGGCTGAGGGAAGGGTTCGCGGCGGAGCTGAACAAGAAGATGAGGGAAGTGTATAAGGAGGAGTATTGGAAGGAGCTGTTGGGGAAAGATGTTGATCAGCTTTGGGAGGAGTATAAGGCTAAGTACAGCAATGTTCCTGCATCCTTACATCATTAG